In one window of Streptomyces griseus subsp. griseus DNA:
- a CDS encoding SRPBCC family protein, translating to MARRLRTVGLEFTDSAPIRLVFAAEVSAPPDVVYRALAEDVASWPSWFTAVTRATPTDGGAGREVRLRGGVRFRETIVAAEPGERYAYRVDETNAPGLRALVEEWRLTADGPGTRVQWTFAADGTGPFRSVLGVARLGMGRSFRDAVRRLDGRLTAPAT from the coding sequence ATGGCACGCCGACTCCGTACCGTAGGACTGGAGTTCACCGACTCGGCGCCGATACGTCTGGTGTTCGCCGCCGAGGTGTCCGCGCCCCCGGACGTGGTCTACCGGGCGCTCGCCGAGGACGTCGCCTCCTGGCCCTCCTGGTTCACCGCCGTCACCCGGGCCACGCCCACCGACGGGGGCGCGGGCCGGGAGGTGCGGCTGCGCGGCGGGGTCCGGTTCCGCGAGACGATCGTGGCCGCCGAGCCGGGCGAGCGGTACGCCTACCGGGTCGACGAGACCAACGCGCCGGGGCTGCGGGCCCTGGTGGAGGAGTGGCGGCTCACCGCGGACGGGCCCGGGACCCGGGTGCAGTGGACCTTCGCCGCCGACGGGACGGGCCCGTTCCGCTCGGTGCTGGGGGTGGCGCGCCTCGGGATGGGCCGGTCCTTCCGGGACGCGGTGCGCCGGCTCGACGGACGGCTCACCGCACCGGCGACCTGA
- a CDS encoding MFS transporter codes for MFFALDGFLFAGWVVRIPAIKQQTGASASTLGLALLGVSAGAVITMMLTGRLCRRYGSHAVTVACGVLLPLSIALPAQTHSALSLGLVLLVFGAAYGGMNVAMNSAAVDLVAQLRRPVMPSFHAAFSLGGMVGAGLGGLVAGGLSASAHLFLLAGIGLLVTALAGPALLRHRPARPAPEPHAPQPRPQPQRKLDPRARRIVLLFGVIALCTAYGEGALADWGALHLEQDLDAHPGIAAAGYALFALTMTIGRLTGTMLLERLGQTRTLVLGGAVAAAGMLLGSLAPTVWLALAGFAVTGLGLANIFPVAVGRAGELAGPSGVAAASTLGYGGMLLGPPAIGFLADGFSLPVALTTVALLAAGASVLGYGARNATHA; via the coding sequence GTGTTCTTCGCCCTCGACGGCTTCCTCTTCGCCGGCTGGGTGGTCCGTATCCCGGCCATCAAGCAGCAGACCGGCGCCTCCGCCTCCACCCTCGGCCTCGCCCTGCTCGGCGTCTCCGCGGGCGCCGTGATCACCATGATGCTCACCGGTCGCCTCTGCCGCCGCTACGGCAGCCACGCCGTGACCGTGGCCTGCGGGGTGCTGCTCCCGCTGAGCATCGCCCTGCCCGCGCAGACCCATTCGGCACTCTCGCTCGGCCTCGTCCTGCTCGTCTTCGGAGCGGCGTACGGCGGCATGAACGTGGCGATGAACAGCGCGGCCGTCGACCTGGTCGCCCAGCTCCGCCGGCCGGTGATGCCGAGCTTCCACGCGGCGTTCAGCCTCGGCGGCATGGTCGGCGCCGGACTCGGGGGGCTGGTCGCGGGCGGCCTCTCCGCCTCGGCACACCTGTTCCTGCTGGCCGGAATCGGCCTGCTCGTCACCGCGTTGGCGGGGCCCGCACTGCTGCGCCACCGCCCGGCCCGTCCGGCACCCGAGCCGCACGCACCTCAGCCTCGGCCCCAGCCCCAGCGGAAGCTCGACCCGCGAGCCCGCCGGATCGTCCTGCTCTTCGGCGTGATCGCCCTGTGCACGGCGTACGGGGAAGGGGCACTGGCCGACTGGGGGGCGCTCCACCTGGAGCAGGACCTGGACGCCCACCCCGGAATCGCCGCCGCCGGATACGCGCTGTTCGCCCTGACGATGACCATCGGCAGGCTCACCGGGACGATGCTCCTGGAACGGCTCGGCCAGACCCGCACCCTGGTCCTCGGCGGTGCCGTCGCCGCGGCCGGGATGCTGCTGGGCTCGCTGGCCCCGACCGTCTGGCTCGCGCTGGCCGGATTCGCGGTCACCGGCCTCGGGCTGGCCAACATCTTCCCGGTCGCCGTGGGCCGGGCGGGCGAACTGGCCGGACCGAGCGGGGTGGCCGCCGCCTCGACGCTGGGCTACGGGGGCATGCTGCTGGGCCCGCCCGCGATCGGCTTCCTGGCCGACGGGTTCTCGCTGCCGGTCGCGCTGACCACGGTGGCCCTGCTGGCCGCCGGGGCCTCCGTCCTCGGGTACGGGGCCCGCAACGCGACGCACGCCTGA
- a CDS encoding alpha/beta hydrolase yields the protein MLVHGLYHRPGHFAPVADGLRARGVEVVVPELHRGSLAADTAAVQAAVDALDRPPLLLGPSYGGSVVTGVRGACHMVCLAAFVPDVGESAAALGGASAQLREAVVPGEGPDGTTHLDPGLAADVLYDDCPASLAARAVGLLRPQAPGCGRGVPVHHSWKLIPSTYVVCAGDRAIDPALQRTLAARCTGVREWPTGHSPFVSRPALVVDLVAELLGGVSPRT from the coding sequence GTGCTCGTCCATGGGCTCTACCACCGCCCCGGACACTTCGCCCCGGTCGCCGACGGCCTGCGGGCGCGGGGCGTCGAAGTGGTCGTTCCCGAGCTCCACCGGGGCTCCCTGGCGGCTGATACGGCAGCGGTCCAGGCCGCCGTGGACGCACTGGACCGGCCCCCGCTGCTGCTCGGCCCCTCATACGGCGGGTCGGTGGTCACCGGAGTGCGCGGGGCGTGCCACATGGTCTGTCTGGCGGCCTTCGTACCGGACGTGGGCGAGAGCGCGGCCGCTCTCGGCGGGGCCTCCGCGCAGCTGCGTGAGGCGGTCGTGCCGGGGGAGGGGCCTGACGGTACGACGCATCTGGACCCCGGCCTGGCGGCCGACGTCCTCTACGACGACTGCCCCGCGTCCCTCGCCGCCCGCGCGGTCGGCCTGTTGCGGCCGCAGGCCCCGGGGTGCGGGCGGGGCGTCCCCGTGCACCACAGCTGGAAGCTGATCCCCTCGACGTATGTCGTCTGCGCCGGGGACCGGGCGATCGACCCCGCCCTGCAACGGACGCTGGCCGCGCGCTGCACCGGCGTACGCGAGTGGCCGACGGGTCACTCCCCGTTCGTGTCCCGGCCCGCGCTCGTGGTGGACCTGGTGGCGGAGCTGCTCGGCGGGGTCAGCCCTCGAACGTGA
- a CDS encoding ATP-binding protein yields MISEPSRHCTVELQALPSRIGQVRRIISAQLRYWHLDPLIDQAALGVTELLTNVHRHAQPDKSCTVDIELLLDRLTVSVHDHDPRVPTVNEADSFATSGRGLALIAAVSESWGVRPSGAAGKAVWFTLPATCETSTLPPLAVYGSTTDGPFGSVPITPEAVAAAPARSAVVG; encoded by the coding sequence GTGATCAGCGAGCCAAGCAGGCACTGCACGGTGGAGCTCCAAGCCCTGCCGTCGCGGATCGGTCAGGTCCGCAGAATCATCTCGGCGCAACTGCGCTACTGGCATCTCGATCCTCTGATCGACCAGGCAGCCCTGGGCGTCACCGAACTCCTGACCAATGTGCACCGGCACGCGCAGCCGGACAAGTCATGCACCGTCGACATCGAGTTGCTGCTCGACCGGTTGACGGTCTCCGTCCACGACCACGACCCCCGTGTCCCCACGGTGAACGAGGCGGACTCCTTCGCCACCTCGGGCCGGGGTCTGGCCCTGATCGCCGCGGTCAGCGAGAGCTGGGGCGTACGGCCGAGCGGCGCGGCCGGAAAGGCCGTCTGGTTCACCTTGCCGGCGACCTGCGAGACCTCGACCCTGCCGCCGCTCGCGGTCTACGGGTCGACTACGGACGGCCCGTTCGGGTCCGTCCCCATCACCCCCGAGGCCGTCGCGGCGGCCCCTGCCCGGTCGGCCGTCGTCGGCTGA
- a CDS encoding nitroreductase/quinone reductase family protein, with translation MSQPQPYYLRAGATATRLNNVIGRLARHGISLLGSAEMSVRGRTSGRMQRIPVNPHSYEGAQYLVSARGHSQWVRNMRVAGGGELRVGRRTRVFTAEEIADDTAKAEILRAYLKRWGWEVNQYFQGVTAKSTDAELLAACPDHPVFRLTFEG, from the coding sequence ATGTCGCAGCCACAGCCGTACTACCTCCGGGCCGGTGCCACCGCCACCCGTCTCAACAACGTCATCGGCCGTCTCGCCCGGCACGGCATCAGTCTCCTGGGCTCCGCCGAGATGTCGGTACGAGGACGGACGAGCGGCCGGATGCAGCGCATCCCCGTCAACCCGCACTCCTACGAGGGCGCCCAGTACCTCGTCTCCGCCCGGGGCCACTCCCAGTGGGTGCGGAACATGCGCGTCGCGGGCGGCGGTGAGCTGCGGGTGGGGCGCAGAACCCGGGTCTTCACCGCTGAGGAGATCGCCGACGACACGGCGAAGGCAGAGATCCTCCGGGCCTATCTGAAGCGATGGGGCTGGGAGGTCAACCAGTATTTCCAGGGCGTCACCGCGAAGTCCACGGACGCCGAACTCCTGGCGGCCTGCCCGGACCACCCGGTCTTCCGCCTCACGTTCGAGGGCTGA
- a CDS encoding geranylgeranyl reductase family protein, with product MSSENADAGRENEESSAVWDVVVVGAGPAGASAAYAAAVAGRRVLLLEKAELPRYKTCGGGIIGFSRDSLPPGFELPLKDRIHAVTFSLNGKLSRTRRSRRMLFGLINRPEFDAGLVEEAQKAGAELRTGASVVRVEQHGPAVPDRRTVAVVLAGGETVLARAVVGADGSAGRIGAHVGVKLDQVDLGLEAEIPVPATVAEDWAGRVLIDWGPMPGSYGWVFPKGDTLTVGVISARGDGAGTKRYLEDFIARLGLAGFEPSISSGHLTRCRSDDSPLSRGRVVVCGDAAGLLEPWTREGISFALRSGRLAGEWAVRIAEAHDAVDARRQALNYAFAIKAGLGVEMGVGRRMLKLFERRPGVLHAVLTGFRPAWNAFAGITRGTTSLAELVRTHPLAQRALSAMDR from the coding sequence GTGAGCAGCGAGAACGCAGACGCCGGGCGGGAAAACGAAGAGTCGTCGGCGGTGTGGGACGTCGTCGTCGTCGGCGCCGGACCGGCCGGCGCATCGGCGGCGTACGCGGCAGCCGTGGCGGGCCGGCGGGTCCTGCTGCTGGAGAAGGCGGAACTGCCGCGCTACAAGACCTGCGGCGGCGGCATCATCGGGTTCTCCCGGGATTCCCTGCCACCGGGGTTCGAACTGCCCCTGAAGGACCGCATCCACGCCGTCACCTTCTCCCTCAACGGGAAGCTCTCCCGCACCCGCCGCTCCCGGCGCATGCTCTTCGGGCTCATCAACCGCCCGGAGTTCGACGCCGGGCTGGTCGAGGAGGCGCAGAAGGCCGGCGCCGAACTGCGCACCGGCGCCTCGGTGGTGCGGGTCGAGCAGCACGGGCCCGCCGTGCCCGACCGGCGTACGGTCGCGGTGGTGCTGGCAGGCGGAGAGACCGTGCTGGCGCGGGCGGTCGTCGGCGCGGACGGCAGCGCGGGCCGGATAGGAGCACATGTCGGGGTCAAACTCGACCAGGTGGACCTCGGCCTGGAGGCGGAGATCCCCGTTCCGGCGACGGTGGCGGAGGACTGGGCGGGGCGGGTCCTCATCGACTGGGGCCCGATGCCCGGCAGTTACGGCTGGGTCTTCCCCAAGGGCGACACCCTGACCGTCGGGGTGATCTCGGCGCGCGGCGACGGCGCGGGCACCAAGCGGTATCTGGAGGACTTCATCGCCCGCCTCGGCCTCGCCGGGTTCGAGCCGTCCATCTCCTCGGGCCATCTGACCCGCTGCCGCAGCGACGACTCCCCGCTCTCGCGTGGCCGGGTCGTGGTCTGCGGTGACGCGGCCGGGCTGCTGGAGCCGTGGACCCGGGAGGGCATCTCCTTCGCGCTGCGTTCCGGCCGGCTCGCGGGTGAATGGGCCGTCAGGATCGCCGAGGCGCACGACGCGGTGGACGCCCGCCGCCAAGCCCTCAACTACGCCTTCGCCATCAAGGCCGGTCTCGGCGTGGAGATGGGCGTGGGCCGCCGTATGCTCAAGCTCTTCGAGCGCCGCCCGGGGGTGCTGCACGCCGTGCTGACCGGTTTCCGCCCGGCCTGGAACGCGTTCGCCGGGATCACCCGGGGCACGACGTCGCTCGCCGAGCTGGTCCGTACGCACCCGCTGGCCCAGCGGGCGCTGAGCGCGATGGACCGCTGA
- a CDS encoding dipeptidase, translated as MTARPISETVASLMPRARAELAELVAFQSVADPAQFPRSECEAAANWVADALRAEDFTDVALLDTPDGTQSVYGYLPGPAGAPTVLLYAHYDVQPPLDESAWLSPPFELTERDGRWYGRGAADCKGGFIMHLLALRALKANGGVPVSVKVIAEGSEEQGTGGLERYAEAHPELLTADTIVIGDTGNFRVGLPTVTATLRGMTMLRVQLDTLEGNLHSGQFGGAAPDALAAMIQLLASLRDENGTTTVDGLSGDADWDGLQYPEGEFRQDAKVLDGVELIGQGTVADRIWARPAVTVIGIDCPPVVGATPSVQASARAQISLRVPPGQDAAEAAKLLTAHLESHAPWGARVAVEQVGQGQPFRADMSSPAYTAMADAMRDAYPGQEMQSSGMGGSIPLCNTLASLYPEAEILLIGLSEPEAQIHAVNESVSPEELERMSVTEALFLRNYAESKKV; from the coding sequence ATGACCGCCCGCCCGATTTCCGAGACCGTCGCCTCGCTGATGCCCCGCGCCCGGGCTGAGCTCGCCGAGCTGGTCGCGTTCCAGTCGGTGGCGGACCCGGCGCAGTTCCCCAGGAGCGAGTGCGAGGCCGCGGCGAACTGGGTCGCGGACGCCCTGCGCGCCGAGGACTTCACGGACGTCGCCCTCCTCGACACCCCCGACGGCACGCAGTCGGTCTACGGATACCTCCCCGGCCCGGCCGGTGCCCCGACCGTACTGCTCTACGCGCACTACGACGTGCAGCCGCCGCTGGACGAGTCGGCGTGGCTCTCCCCGCCGTTCGAGCTGACGGAGCGCGACGGACGCTGGTACGGGCGGGGTGCGGCGGACTGCAAGGGCGGGTTCATCATGCACCTGCTCGCGCTGCGCGCTCTCAAGGCCAACGGCGGCGTCCCGGTCTCGGTGAAGGTGATCGCGGAGGGCTCCGAGGAGCAGGGCACCGGCGGTCTGGAGCGGTACGCGGAGGCGCACCCGGAGCTGCTGACGGCCGACACGATCGTCATCGGCGACACCGGGAACTTCCGCGTCGGGCTGCCGACGGTCACGGCGACGCTGCGCGGGATGACGATGCTGCGGGTGCAGCTGGACACCCTCGAGGGCAACCTGCACTCGGGGCAGTTCGGCGGCGCCGCCCCCGACGCGCTGGCCGCGATGATCCAGCTGCTCGCCTCCCTGCGCGACGAGAACGGGACGACGACGGTCGACGGCCTGAGCGGTGACGCGGACTGGGACGGACTCCAGTACCCGGAGGGGGAGTTCCGGCAGGACGCCAAGGTGCTGGACGGCGTGGAGCTGATCGGCCAGGGCACGGTCGCGGACCGGATCTGGGCGCGCCCCGCCGTCACCGTCATCGGCATCGACTGCCCGCCGGTCGTCGGCGCCACACCGTCCGTGCAGGCGAGCGCGCGGGCCCAGATCAGCCTGCGGGTACCGCCCGGCCAGGACGCCGCCGAGGCGGCGAAGCTGCTCACCGCCCACCTGGAGTCGCACGCCCCCTGGGGCGCGCGGGTCGCGGTGGAGCAGGTGGGCCAGGGCCAGCCGTTCCGCGCCGACATGAGCAGCCCGGCGTACACGGCGATGGCGGACGCGATGCGCGACGCCTACCCGGGCCAGGAGATGCAGTCCTCCGGTATGGGCGGCTCCATCCCGCTCTGCAACACCCTCGCGTCGCTCTACCCGGAGGCGGAGATCCTCCTCATCGGCCTGAGCGAGCCCGAGGCACAGATCCACGCGGTGAACGAGAGCGTGTCGCCGGAGGAGCTGGAGCGGATGTCGGTCACCGAGGCGCTGTTCCTGCGCAACTACGCGGAGTCGAAGAAGGTGTGA
- a CDS encoding DUF6332 family protein codes for MGERRTQVERDAVTVEIGYALVSSAVLAGLTYAAVSAPALLLFDLGRPARTVILGLATVAAALAFATRVVHVLWRFPRREGRRLGGPTPNRQVRSGSADSAT; via the coding sequence ATGGGGGAACGGCGGACGCAGGTGGAGCGGGACGCCGTGACGGTCGAGATCGGCTACGCGCTGGTCAGCTCCGCCGTCCTGGCCGGTCTCACCTACGCGGCGGTCTCCGCACCCGCCCTGCTCCTCTTCGACCTCGGCCGCCCGGCGCGGACGGTGATCCTCGGCCTCGCCACCGTGGCCGCCGCCCTGGCCTTCGCCACGCGGGTCGTCCACGTCCTGTGGCGCTTCCCCCGGCGGGAGGGCCGCCGCCTGGGCGGCCCGACCCCGAACAGGCAGGTCCGCTCCGGCTCCGCCGACTCCGCTACGTAG
- a CDS encoding ROK family protein codes for MNGKATTTRTKLERGRSALGPALELVHTGRAPTRAVLTSELGVTRATAGAVAAELEALGLIRVDSSPGSAAGSQGRPSHRLSVLEAGPVVLAAQVHADGFRAALVGLGGRIVATAPGCVAVMADPAQVLGEVVAAGAELLRESGLRCVGAGLAVPSAVAEPEGTALNPLHLAWPAGSPVRDIFAACVRDAGITGPAFTGNDVNLTALAEHRHGAGRGAQHLLCVATGHRGVGGALVLDGRLHSGSSGLALEVGHLTVNPEGRPCHCGGRGCLDVETDPLAFLTTARRDPGPEESLLKQAGDLLRTEYGDADVRNAAEALIDRLGLGLAGLVNILNPDRIILGGLHRDLLEADPERLRAVVADRSLWGRSGSVPILSCTLTHNSLVGAAELAWQPVLDDPLAVLA; via the coding sequence ATGAACGGCAAGGCGACCACCACCCGGACGAAGCTGGAGAGGGGCCGCAGCGCGCTCGGACCCGCCCTGGAGCTGGTCCACACCGGGCGTGCCCCCACACGCGCCGTCCTCACCTCCGAGCTGGGCGTCACCCGGGCCACCGCCGGGGCGGTCGCCGCCGAGCTGGAGGCGCTGGGGCTGATCCGGGTCGACTCCAGCCCCGGTTCCGCGGCTGGCTCGCAGGGCCGCCCCTCGCACCGGCTCTCCGTCCTGGAGGCCGGCCCGGTCGTCCTCGCCGCCCAGGTCCACGCCGACGGCTTCCGGGCCGCCCTCGTCGGGCTCGGCGGCCGGATCGTCGCCACGGCACCCGGCTGCGTCGCCGTGATGGCCGACCCCGCCCAGGTACTCGGCGAGGTCGTGGCCGCAGGGGCGGAGCTGCTCCGCGAGAGCGGGCTGCGCTGCGTCGGCGCCGGGCTCGCCGTCCCCTCGGCGGTCGCCGAACCCGAGGGCACCGCCCTCAACCCGCTGCACCTCGCCTGGCCCGCGGGCTCGCCGGTCCGGGACATCTTCGCCGCCTGCGTACGGGACGCGGGCATCACGGGCCCCGCCTTCACCGGCAACGACGTCAACCTCACCGCGCTCGCCGAGCACCGGCACGGGGCCGGACGCGGCGCCCAGCATCTCCTCTGCGTCGCCACCGGCCACCGGGGCGTCGGCGGGGCCCTGGTCCTCGACGGCCGTCTTCACAGCGGGAGTTCGGGGCTCGCGCTGGAGGTCGGCCATCTCACCGTGAACCCCGAGGGGCGCCCCTGCCACTGCGGTGGACGCGGCTGCCTCGACGTGGAGACCGACCCGCTCGCCTTCCTCACCACCGCGCGCCGCGACCCGGGCCCGGAGGAGTCGCTCCTCAAGCAGGCGGGCGACCTGCTGCGCACGGAGTACGGGGACGCCGACGTACGCAACGCGGCCGAGGCGCTCATCGACCGCCTGGGGCTGGGCCTCGCCGGGCTCGTCAACATCCTCAACCCGGACCGGATCATCCTCGGCGGCCTCCACCGCGACCTGCTGGAGGCGGACCCGGAGCGGCTGCGGGCCGTCGTCGCCGACCGCAGTCTCTGGGGCCGCAGCGGCAGCGTGCCGATCCTGTCCTGCACGCTGACCCACAACAGCCTGGTCGGCGCCGCCGAACTGGCCTGGCAGCCGGTCCTCGACGACCCGCTCGCCGTCCTCGCCTGA
- a CDS encoding maleylpyruvate isomerase family mycothiol-dependent enzyme, with protein MEITEHIASLSEEGRLLAAAAEQAGPGASVPTCPGWQIRHLLRHTGMVHRWAAGFITEGHTTPHPDGGEPDLDGAELLDWFRTGHRHLVRSLEAAPADLECWTFLPAPSPLAFWSRRQLNETTVHRVDAESALGGPLTTVAADRAADGIDELLTGFHARPKSRVRSSTPRTLRVRAVDTDAMWTVRISEEPPQAVRTPLAGTKAGAAADTDSSADRVDCELSGTAEGLYLTLWNRLPLTAVTLRGDRSVARLWTDNSAVTW; from the coding sequence ATGGAGATCACGGAGCACATCGCGTCCCTGTCCGAGGAAGGGCGGCTCCTCGCGGCGGCCGCCGAACAGGCGGGCCCCGGGGCGTCCGTCCCGACCTGTCCCGGCTGGCAGATACGCCACCTGCTGCGCCACACCGGCATGGTGCACCGCTGGGCCGCCGGCTTCATCACCGAGGGCCACACCACGCCCCACCCCGACGGCGGCGAACCGGACCTGGACGGCGCCGAACTCCTCGACTGGTTCCGGACGGGCCACCGCCACCTGGTCCGTTCACTGGAGGCCGCCCCCGCCGACCTGGAGTGCTGGACCTTCCTGCCCGCCCCCTCACCCCTGGCGTTCTGGTCCCGCCGCCAGTTGAACGAGACCACCGTGCACCGGGTCGACGCCGAGTCGGCGCTCGGCGGACCGCTGACGACGGTGGCCGCCGACCGGGCGGCCGACGGCATCGACGAACTCCTCACCGGCTTCCACGCCCGCCCCAAGAGCCGGGTCCGCTCCTCCACCCCACGCACATTGCGGGTGCGGGCCGTGGACACGGACGCGATGTGGACCGTACGGATCTCGGAGGAACCGCCGCAGGCTGTACGTACGCCTCTCGCCGGCACCAAGGCGGGCGCGGCCGCCGACACCGACAGCAGCGCCGACCGGGTGGACTGCGAGCTGAGCGGGACGGCGGAGGGCCTCTACCTCACCCTCTGGAACCGCCTGCCCCTCACCGCCGTCACCCTGCGCGGCGACCGCTCGGTGGCAAGGCTCTGGACGGACAACTCGGCGGTTACGTGGTGA
- a CDS encoding TetR/AcrR family transcriptional regulator — protein sequence MSTIRGARERARREVTAAIKDEARRQLAAEGAAKLSLRAVARELGMASSALYRYFPSRDDLLTALIVDAYDAIGEAAETARATADRVRPRPAPYADRWVAVAGAVREWALAHPHEYALIYGSPVPGYSAPMDTVGPASRVGMVLIGLIRDAFQDDGLALPPLARGLRAEAERLSADIAPDLPPAVAPALVAAWAQLFGLISFELFGQFNRMVEAREELFRQAAGELARSVGLRGSPATG from the coding sequence ATGAGCACCATCCGAGGGGCCAGGGAGCGCGCCCGCAGAGAAGTGACCGCCGCCATCAAGGACGAGGCCAGAAGACAGCTGGCGGCGGAGGGCGCGGCCAAGCTCTCCCTGCGCGCCGTCGCCCGCGAGCTGGGCATGGCCTCCTCGGCGCTCTACCGCTACTTCCCCAGCCGCGACGACCTCCTCACCGCGCTGATCGTCGATGCGTACGACGCCATCGGGGAGGCCGCGGAGACCGCCCGCGCCACCGCCGACCGGGTCCGCCCGCGCCCCGCCCCGTACGCCGACCGCTGGGTCGCCGTGGCCGGCGCCGTACGGGAGTGGGCGTTGGCCCACCCTCATGAGTACGCCCTGATCTACGGCTCACCCGTCCCCGGCTACAGCGCCCCCATGGACACGGTGGGCCCCGCCTCCCGGGTCGGCATGGTCCTCATCGGCCTCATCCGGGACGCGTTCCAGGACGACGGGCTGGCCCTGCCGCCGCTCGCGCGGGGACTGCGGGCCGAGGCCGAGCGGCTCTCCGCCGACATCGCCCCGGACCTCCCGCCCGCGGTCGCGCCGGCCCTCGTCGCCGCCTGGGCCCAGCTCTTCGGCCTGATCTCGTTCGAGCTCTTCGGCCAGTTCAACCGGATGGTCGAGGCGCGCGAGGAGCTCTTCCGGCAGGCCGCGGGGGAGCTGGCCCGCTCGGTCGGTCTGCGGGGGAGCCCGGCCACCGGCTGA
- a CDS encoding PLP-dependent cysteine synthase family protein, with amino-acid sequence MDTEELGRDRGATGADMGTVDVDRSDPEYRAWLKEAVRKVQADANRSADTHLLRFPLPEEWGIDLYLKDESTHPTGSLKHRLARSLFLYGLCNGWIRPGKPVIEASSGSTAVSEAYFAKLIGVPFIAVMPRTTSPEKCRLIEFHGGQCHFVDDSRKMYEESASLAAATGGHYMDQFTYAERATDWRGNNNIAESIYQQLKLERYPEPTWIVATAGTGGTSATIARYVHYLQHDTRVCVPDPENSCFFDGWTRNDPHASSDCGSRIEGIGRPRMEPSFVPGAIDRMMKVPDAASVAAVRALERAIGRKAGGSTGTGLWSALKLIAEMVEQGERGSVVTLLCDPGDRYLDKYYSDSWLEEQGLDIAPYTAAIENFLATGTLTG; translated from the coding sequence ATGGACACCGAAGAGCTGGGACGTGACCGCGGGGCCACCGGGGCGGACATGGGGACGGTGGACGTCGACCGCAGCGACCCGGAGTACCGGGCCTGGCTGAAGGAGGCCGTCCGCAAGGTCCAGGCCGACGCCAACCGCTCGGCCGACACCCACCTGCTGCGCTTCCCGCTGCCCGAGGAGTGGGGCATCGACCTCTACCTCAAGGACGAGTCGACGCACCCCACCGGCAGCCTCAAGCACCGGCTCGCCCGCTCGCTCTTCCTCTACGGGCTCTGCAACGGCTGGATCCGGCCGGGCAAGCCGGTCATCGAGGCGTCCAGCGGGTCGACCGCCGTCTCGGAGGCGTACTTCGCCAAGCTGATCGGCGTGCCGTTCATCGCCGTGATGCCCCGCACCACCAGCCCGGAGAAGTGCCGGCTCATCGAATTCCACGGCGGGCAGTGCCACTTCGTCGACGACTCCCGCAAGATGTACGAGGAGTCCGCGTCCCTGGCCGCCGCGACCGGCGGCCACTACATGGACCAGTTCACCTACGCCGAGCGGGCCACCGACTGGCGCGGCAACAACAACATCGCCGAGTCGATCTACCAGCAGCTCAAGCTGGAGCGGTACCCCGAACCCACCTGGATCGTCGCCACCGCGGGCACCGGCGGCACCTCGGCCACCATCGCCCGCTATGTGCACTACCTCCAGCACGACACCCGGGTCTGTGTACCCGACCCGGAGAACTCCTGTTTCTTCGACGGCTGGACCCGGAACGACCCGCACGCGAGCAGCGACTGCGGCTCCCGGATCGAGGGCATCGGCCGCCCCCGTATGGAGCCCAGCTTCGTGCCCGGTGCCATCGACCGGATGATGAAGGTGCCCGACGCGGCGAGCGTCGCCGCCGTACGGGCGCTGGAGCGGGCCATCGGCCGCAAGGCGGGCGGCTCCACGGGCACCGGCCTGTGGAGCGCCCTCAAACTGATCGCCGAGATGGTGGAGCAGGGGGAGAGGGGCAGCGTCGTCACGCTGCTGTGCGACCCGGGCGACCGCTACCTGGACAAGTACTACTCCGACTCCTGGCTGGAGGAGCAGGGGCTGGACATCGCCCCGTACACCGCGGCGATCGAGAACTTCCTCGCCACCGGGACCCTGACCGGCTGA